One stretch of Thalassovita sp. DNA includes these proteins:
- the lptG gene encoding LPS export ABC transporter permease LptG yields MRLDLYFARKFATIFAGILGVFFLLMLLIDLVEQISRFSARGIPLGKIFELTLLNTPKALYDILPLVMILTTISLFLGLARSSELVVTRAAGRSAMRSLLSPLLVAAMIGVIAVAVFNPIVATTSKRYEALYESYRSGTSQVFSISAEGLWLRQGGEGGQTVIRASRANTSGTIFYDVTFLNYRSEQGPSSRIEAESAELARGEWRLTNAKIWPLVATDNPEAAAEERAEMRIASNLTQERIRDSFGVPSTISIWDLPAYIDQLGEAGFSARRHAVWLQRELARPLFLVAMVMIASAFTMRHSRFGRTGLAVLTSIMLGFGLYYIRNFAQILGENGQISIYIAAWTPPVAAVMLALGLLLHMEDG; encoded by the coding sequence ATGAGGCTGGATCTGTATTTTGCGCGGAAATTCGCCACCATCTTTGCCGGCATTCTGGGGGTGTTTTTCCTGCTGATGCTGCTGATTGATCTGGTCGAACAGATCAGCCGGTTTTCGGCGCGCGGCATTCCGCTGGGCAAGATTTTTGAGCTGACCCTGCTCAACACCCCAAAGGCGCTTTATGACATCCTGCCTCTGGTGATGATCCTTACCACCATCAGCCTGTTTCTGGGGCTTGCCCGCTCGTCCGAGCTGGTGGTGACCCGTGCCGCTGGCCGCTCCGCCATGCGCAGCCTGCTGTCGCCGCTGCTGGTGGCTGCCATGATCGGCGTCATTGCCGTGGCCGTGTTCAACCCGATCGTCGCCACCACGTCAAAACGCTATGAGGCGCTTTATGAAAGCTATCGCAGTGGCACCTCGCAGGTGTTTTCGATCAGCGCCGAAGGCCTGTGGCTGCGTCAGGGCGGCGAAGGGGGGCAAACCGTGATCCGGGCCTCCCGCGCCAATACCTCTGGCACCATCTTTTACGATGTGACCTTCCTGAACTACCGCTCCGAACAGGGCCCCAGCAGCCGGATTGAGGCCGAAAGCGCCGAACTGGCCCGTGGCGAATGGCGGCTGACAAATGCGAAGATCTGGCCGCTGGTTGCCACCGACAATCCCGAAGCCGCTGCCGAAGAACGGGCGGAGATGCGCATCGCCTCCAACCTGACCCAGGAACGGATCCGTGACAGTTTCGGCGTGCCCAGCACAATCTCAATCTGGGACCTGCCGGCCTATATTGATCAATTGGGTGAGGCTGGGTTTTCCGCCCGCCGCCATGCGGTTTGGCTGCAGCGCGAACTGGCCCGGCCGCTGTTTTTGGTGGCGATGGTGATGATCGCCTCAGCCTTTACTATGCGCCACAGCCGTTTTGGCCGCACTGGTCTGGCGGTGCTGACCTCAATCATGTTGGGATTTGGCCTTTACTACATCCGAAACTTCGCGCAAATCCTTGGTGAAAATGGACAAATTTCGATTTACATTGCCGCATGGACACCGCCGGTGGCCGCAGTGATGTTGGCGCTTGGACTGCTATTGCATATGGAAGATGGATGA
- the pdxA gene encoding 4-hydroxythreonine-4-phosphate dehydrogenase PdxA, whose amino-acid sequence MTAPIALTCGEPAGIGPELAVSAWKALRDELPFFLIGDPAHLPEGASIVEIASPAEAIGAMSRGLPLLRHDFAQAAVPGQPDAANAQGVIDVIARGVDLVQSGDASALCTLPIHKKALQDGAGFAYPGHTEYLAALAEVDQVVMMLACDALKVVPTTIHIALSEVPHQLTPELLRKTIEITDAALRRDYGIADPVIAIAGLNPHAGEGGAMGREELNWINALIADMQGEGFALKGPMSADTMFHARARQGYDAAVCMYHDQALIPIKTIGFDEGVNVTLGLPFIRTSPDHGTAFDIAGQGVANASSTIEALRQAAIMAKARAQTPKEPA is encoded by the coding sequence ATGACGGCACCAATTGCGCTGACCTGCGGCGAACCTGCGGGCATCGGGCCGGAACTGGCGGTTTCGGCCTGGAAAGCCCTGCGCGATGAACTGCCGTTTTTCCTGATTGGCGATCCCGCACATCTGCCAGAAGGCGCCAGTATTGTCGAAATCGCATCCCCTGCGGAGGCCATAGGCGCCATGTCGCGGGGTCTGCCGCTCCTGCGCCATGATTTCGCCCAAGCCGCCGTTCCCGGCCAGCCGGATGCCGCCAATGCCCAAGGGGTCATTGATGTGATCGCCCGCGGCGTGGACCTGGTGCAATCCGGCGATGCCTCGGCCCTCTGCACCCTGCCGATCCACAAGAAGGCGTTGCAGGACGGCGCAGGCTTTGCTTATCCTGGACACACCGAATATCTGGCCGCGCTGGCCGAAGTGGATCAGGTGGTGATGATGCTGGCCTGCGACGCGTTGAAGGTGGTGCCCACCACCATCCATATCGCGCTGTCAGAGGTGCCGCACCAGCTGACGCCAGAGTTGCTGCGCAAAACCATTGAAATCACCGATGCCGCCTTGCGCCGTGACTACGGCATTGCGGATCCGGTGATTGCCATTGCAGGCCTCAACCCTCATGCCGGTGAAGGTGGTGCGATGGGCCGGGAAGAACTGAACTGGATCAACGCGCTGATCGCAGACATGCAAGGCGAAGGCTTTGCGCTCAAGGGCCCGATGTCAGCCGACACGATGTTTCACGCACGCGCCCGTCAGGGCTATGATGCGGCGGTCTGCATGTATCACGATCAGGCGTTGATCCCGATCAAGACCATCGGGTTTGATGAGGGCGTCAATGTCACCCTTGGCCTGCCTTTCATCCGCACCTCACCGGATCATGGCACAGCCTTTGACATTGCCGGCCAAGGTGTTGCAAATGCCAGCTCAACAATTGAGGCGCTGCGCCAGGCGGCCATCATGGCCAAGGCCCGCGCCCAAACCCCGAAGGAGCCCGCATGA
- the prmC gene encoding peptide chain release factor N(5)-glutamine methyltransferase, whose product MITVQALLLQAGADLRTAGIDGGDARALLAHILSVPRDRLVLMGPDEVSADDQARFAAALAERLRRRPVSKIIGTRLFWGRSFVVTEDVLDPRPETESLIAEALAGPTPDRILDLGAGTGCIPLTLLAEWPEASAVACDISNTALAVAAQNAAALDLTDRITFLQSDWFDRVEGVFDLITSNPPYISEAEMAELSPEVHNHDPHLALTPGGDGLSPYRVLAQGTLTHLKPGGRILVEIGWRQGPDVAAIFADAGLAEVRVLPDMDGRDRVVSAVFAG is encoded by the coding sequence ATGATCACGGTGCAGGCGCTGCTGTTGCAGGCGGGTGCGGATCTGCGCACAGCCGGAATTGATGGCGGTGATGCGCGCGCGCTTCTGGCGCATATCCTTTCAGTGCCGCGCGACCGGTTGGTGTTGATGGGCCCGGATGAGGTCAGCGCAGACGATCAGGCGCGCTTTGCGGCGGCCCTCGCAGAACGCTTGCGCCGCCGACCTGTCTCCAAGATCATTGGCACAAGGCTGTTCTGGGGCCGGTCGTTTGTGGTGACCGAAGACGTGCTGGATCCCCGGCCTGAAACAGAAAGCCTGATTGCCGAGGCATTGGCGGGACCGACACCTGACCGGATCCTAGATCTTGGCGCAGGGACAGGCTGTATCCCCCTGACATTGCTGGCTGAATGGCCTGAGGCGTCGGCGGTTGCCTGTGACATCAGCAACACCGCGCTGGCTGTCGCGGCACAGAACGCAGCGGCGCTGGACCTCACGGATCGGATCACATTTCTGCAGTCAGACTGGTTTGACCGCGTGGAGGGGGTGTTTGATCTGATCACCTCAAACCCGCCCTATATTTCTGAGGCGGAAATGGCGGAGTTGAGCCCCGAAGTGCACAATCATGACCCCCATTTGGCGCTGACGCCCGGCGGTGACGGGCTGTCACCTTACCGCGTGCTGGCGCAGGGGACGTTAACCCATTTGAAACCCGGGGGGCGTATCCTGGTGGAAATCGGCTGGCGGCAGGGGCCGGATGTGGCAGCGATTTTTGCCGATGCGGGGCTGGCAGAGGTTCGCGTCCTTCCAGACATGGACGGGCGTGACCGCGTGGTTTCGGCCGTCTTTGCGGGGTAA
- a CDS encoding peptidylprolyl isomerase — protein MMKTNMRRIFLAAATAGALLSGATPSMAQGLFAPVIKVDDQVITRFELEQRIAFLTLINTPGNLEKLAREQLIDDRLKEVAARSIGVQISDEAIAGGVAEFAARGNLKPEQFLELAAQEGVEKETIFAFVRSGLMWRQVVGARFAPRVSVSETDIDRAMDALGNRASVRVLLSEVVIPLREGYEEQIVEIAEQVAQIDNYADFAQAAERFSAARTRETGGKLGWLPINQLPEPLRPVLLSLAPAETTSVIPMQGALAVFQMRGIAENAYRAPEIAAVEYAALYLPGGRSAETLAEAARIESEVDTCDDLYGENYGLAPERLDRQSLAPRDLPRDIAVELGKLDAGEVSTNLTRANGQELIFLMMCGRTPALAEDTSREDVSRQLRNQQLDSFANAYLDELRTDARIQE, from the coding sequence ATGATGAAAACCAACATGCGACGGATTTTCCTTGCCGCAGCCACCGCGGGCGCCCTGTTGAGCGGTGCCACCCCCAGTATGGCACAGGGCCTTTTTGCCCCGGTCATCAAAGTGGATGATCAGGTAATCACCCGGTTTGAGCTGGAACAGCGCATCGCCTTCCTGACCCTGATCAACACCCCCGGCAATCTGGAAAAGCTGGCTCGCGAACAGCTGATCGATGATCGCCTGAAAGAAGTGGCCGCACGCAGCATTGGCGTGCAGATCAGTGATGAAGCCATTGCCGGTGGCGTGGCGGAATTTGCCGCCCGTGGCAACCTGAAACCGGAACAGTTCCTGGAACTGGCCGCGCAGGAAGGTGTTGAAAAAGAAACGATTTTCGCCTTCGTTCGCTCGGGCCTGATGTGGCGACAGGTTGTCGGCGCACGCTTTGCCCCGCGCGTTTCTGTCAGCGAAACCGACATTGACCGCGCGATGGATGCACTGGGCAACCGCGCCTCGGTGCGGGTGCTGCTGTCAGAGGTGGTGATCCCGCTGCGTGAGGGATATGAAGAACAGATTGTCGAGATTGCCGAACAGGTGGCGCAGATCGACAATTACGCCGATTTCGCCCAAGCGGCGGAGCGGTTTTCTGCCGCCCGCACCCGCGAAACCGGTGGCAAACTGGGCTGGTTGCCGATCAACCAGCTGCCAGAGCCACTGCGCCCGGTCCTGCTGAGCCTTGCACCGGCAGAAACCACCTCGGTCATTCCGATGCAGGGTGCACTTGCCGTGTTCCAGATGCGCGGCATTGCGGAAAACGCCTATCGCGCGCCTGAGATTGCGGCGGTGGAATATGCCGCACTGTACCTGCCCGGTGGCCGAAGTGCCGAAACCCTGGCCGAAGCCGCCCGGATCGAATCCGAGGTCGACACCTGCGATGACCTCTATGGTGAAAACTACGGCCTGGCGCCGGAACGGCTGGACCGCCAAAGCCTTGCCCCCAGAGACCTGCCGCGCGACATTGCGGTGGAGCTTGGCAAATTGGACGCGGGCGAAGTCTCCACCAATCTGACACGTGCAAACGGGCAAGAGCTGATCTTCCTGATGATGTGCGGCCGCACCCCGGCCTTGGCCGAAGACACCTCACGCGAAGATGTCTCGCGCCAGCTGCGCAACCAGCAGCTGGACAGTTTCGCCAACGCGTATCTGGATGAACTGCGCACGGATGCGCGGATCCAAGAGTGA
- the lptF gene encoding LPS export ABC transporter permease LptF: MSRFDRYMLSQLMVLFGFFALVLVSIYWINQAVRLFDRLIGDGQSAFVFLEFTALTLPNVIRLVLPMAVFAGSVYVTNRLSNESELVVMQATGFSPWRLARPVVYYGLIIGVLMSVLTHMLVPISLDQMKQRENEISRNITARLLTEGTFLHPADGITFYIREITQDGALNDVFLSDRRDPERALSYTANQAFLIQDQGVVKLVMVDGLAQSYMASDKRLFTTTFDDFAYDISALLGSPKSGRRDTKHRPTWELIGQIDKVAEETRKSRAFVVEQLHFRVNQAFLCLAAALIGFSTLLLGQFSRFGVWRQIVGALVLLVIVKLVEGLATDAVRANAEMWPLVYAPSVVGLAMSAVMLQIAARPRGRRRRAQPTGAEVSG; encoded by the coding sequence TTGTCGAGATTCGACAGATATATGCTGTCGCAGCTTATGGTGCTGTTCGGCTTCTTTGCGCTGGTGCTGGTGTCGATCTATTGGATCAATCAGGCGGTGCGGCTGTTTGATCGACTGATTGGCGACGGACAATCGGCCTTTGTCTTCCTTGAATTTACCGCGCTGACCCTGCCGAATGTGATCCGGCTGGTGCTGCCAATGGCGGTTTTTGCAGGCTCCGTCTATGTCACCAACCGCCTCAGCAACGAATCCGAGCTGGTGGTCATGCAGGCCACCGGGTTCAGCCCGTGGCGGCTGGCGCGGCCCGTGGTCTATTACGGGCTGATCATCGGCGTTTTGATGTCCGTGCTGACCCATATGCTGGTGCCGATCAGTCTGGATCAGATGAAACAGCGGGAAAATGAGATTTCCCGCAATATTACAGCCCGGTTGCTGACCGAGGGGACGTTCCTGCATCCGGCGGATGGGATCACCTTCTATATCCGCGAAATCACTCAGGATGGGGCGTTGAACGATGTGTTCCTGTCGGACCGTCGCGATCCTGAACGGGCGCTGAGCTACACCGCCAATCAAGCCTTTCTCATTCAGGACCAGGGCGTCGTGAAACTGGTGATGGTCGACGGCCTGGCGCAGAGCTACATGGCATCAGACAAACGGTTGTTCACCACCACCTTTGATGATTTCGCCTATGACATCAGCGCCTTGCTGGGCAGCCCCAAGAGCGGCCGACGCGACACCAAACACCGCCCGACATGGGAGCTGATCGGCCAGATCGATAAGGTTGCCGAAGAAACCCGCAAAAGCCGCGCCTTTGTGGTGGAGCAGCTGCATTTCCGGGTCAATCAGGCCTTCCTCTGCCTCGCGGCGGCGTTGATAGGGTTTTCCACCCTCCTGCTGGGGCAGTTTTCCCGCTTTGGCGTATGGCGTCAGATTGTCGGCGCGCTGGTTCTGCTGGTGATCGTGAAACTGGTTGAAGGTCTGGCCACCGACGCTGTTCGGGCAAATGCCGAGATGTGGCCGCTGGTCTATGCGCCCTCCGTCGTGGGTCTTGCGATGTCAGCAGTGATGCTGCAGATCGCCGCCCGCCCACGCGGCCGCCGCCGCAGGGCGCAGCCGACAGGCGCGGAGGTGAGCGGATGA
- a CDS encoding DUF1499 domain-containing protein codes for MKWLILILLVAMGYIRFAPSDPTRWHRPVEGQADRDWPNGVLRLTEASLADLDAVAQDWPRTKLLAGSVDEGRMTYVTRTALWGFPDYTTVEARETGSAIYARLRFGRSDFGVNSRRVAQWLAALR; via the coding sequence ATGAAGTGGCTGATACTGATCCTGCTGGTTGCAATGGGCTACATCCGCTTTGCCCCCAGTGACCCAACCCGTTGGCACCGCCCGGTCGAAGGGCAAGCCGATCGCGATTGGCCCAATGGTGTGCTGCGCCTGACCGAGGCAAGTCTGGCGGATCTGGATGCAGTGGCGCAGGACTGGCCGCGCACCAAACTGCTGGCCGGATCCGTGGATGAGGGCAGGATGACCTATGTAACCCGCACCGCGCTCTGGGGCTTTCCGGATTACACAACGGTTGAGGCCCGCGAGACGGGCAGCGCGATCTACGCCCGCCTGCGGTTTGGTCGGTCAGATTTTGGCGTCAACAGCCGCCGTGTTGCGCAATGGCTTGCGGCTTTGCGGTAG
- the prfA gene encoding peptide chain release factor 1, with translation MISLDRLEQITSRFGYIEAQMAEGGGDIAALGREYAELRPVVEQITAYKQLLSDLEEAELMLEDPEMKDLAEEELPALKAALPEAEAALQLALLPKDAADARPAMIEIRPGTGGDEAALFAGDLLRMYQRYAEARGWTFKVIELNETELGGIKEVTAHVKGEGVFARLKYESGVHRVQRVPETESGGRIHTSAATVAVLPEAEDVDIHIDANDIRIDTMRSSGAGGQHVNTTDSAVRITHLPSGIVVTSSEKSQHRNREIAMQVLKTRLYDMERQRIDSERSADRKSQVGSGDRSERIRTYNFPQGRMTDHRINLTLYKLDQVMQGDLDEVIDALTADHQAALLAEMDA, from the coding sequence ATGATTTCACTGGACCGACTAGAGCAGATCACCAGCCGTTTTGGCTATATCGAGGCGCAGATGGCCGAAGGGGGTGGCGACATCGCCGCGCTTGGGCGCGAATATGCGGAACTGCGCCCGGTGGTTGAACAAATCACCGCCTACAAACAGCTGCTTTCAGACCTCGAAGAGGCCGAGTTGATGCTGGAAGATCCCGAAATGAAGGATCTGGCCGAGGAGGAACTGCCCGCGCTGAAAGCTGCCTTGCCAGAGGCCGAGGCCGCGCTGCAACTGGCGCTGTTGCCCAAGGATGCAGCGGATGCGCGGCCCGCGATGATCGAAATCCGCCCCGGTACGGGCGGCGATGAGGCGGCATTGTTTGCCGGCGATCTGCTGCGGATGTATCAGCGCTACGCCGAGGCGCGTGGCTGGACCTTCAAGGTGATTGAGTTGAATGAGACCGAGCTGGGCGGCATCAAAGAGGTGACCGCCCATGTGAAGGGTGAGGGCGTCTTTGCCCGGCTGAAATACGAAAGCGGCGTGCACCGGGTGCAGCGTGTGCCGGAAACCGAAAGTGGCGGGCGCATCCATACCTCTGCCGCCACTGTGGCCGTGCTGCCCGAGGCCGAAGATGTCGACATCCACATTGATGCCAATGACATCCGGATTGACACCATGCGCTCCTCAGGCGCGGGTGGGCAGCACGTGAACACCACGGATTCAGCAGTGCGGATCACCCACCTGCCGAGCGGCATCGTGGTCACCAGCTCGGAAAAATCGCAGCACCGCAACCGCGAAATCGCGATGCAGGTTCTGAAGACAAGGCTCTATGATATGGAGCGGCAGCGAATTGACAGCGAACGTTCGGCGGATCGGAAATCGCAGGTCGGCTCGGGCGATCGCTCCGAACGGATCCGCACCTATAACTTCCCGCAGGGCCGGATGACCGATCACCGGATCAACCTGACGCTTTATAAGCTGGATCAGGTGATGCAGGGCGATCTGGATGAGGTGATCGATGCGCTAACGGCGGATCATCAGGCCGCGCTGCTGGCTGAGATGGACGCATGA
- a CDS encoding LPS-assembly protein LptD — protein MTKRQLKSLVAASMIGLPLAAMPAGVALAQSAALTPAETTQNAVLVADSLQVEGRNLLIASGNVEVFHDGQRLRASKVTYDRKEDKLTIEGPITLDDGKDVQILAGSAQLDSKFENGMMLGARMIIDQRVQLAANQLSRVGGRYSQLYKVAATSCRVCETGRPPLWQIRAQKTTHDTEERQLYFDNAQLRVLDVPILWLPRLRLPDPTLDRASGFLIPSLKQSSQLGLGIRIPYFIRMGDHRDLTLTPYVSPQTRTLELRYRQAFRNGRITVEGAVSDDSLEAASRGYLFGEGQFDLARDFKLDLQVQAVTDNAYLLDYDYSTRDRLASEVAISRVRRDEYMRGALTTYQTLREDEDNSQLPTIVTNGYWEKRYQPLRFGGELTTSAAVGTLFRYSDEDILGRDVRRANIAANWRRDWTLAYGLRMEYALGVAIDGFSVAQDSSSSDTMTQVTPSTQVTLRWPLMKQNANGVRHLLEPMAMVGWVGGSNDGIPNEESTRSELDDGNLLSLSRFTGEDRRERGAQAALGLRWTRQSDRLWSSLTLGQIYRDEAQSEFSQTSGLSGRYSDLLVAGHLKLDSGFAFSARTLLDNGLEVDKAEARADWSNAYSAVSASYVWLGKDTAEDRTQTISEWAIDGRYRFARHWTGSTEWRYDVAGDSLAEAKLGLNYRNECVIAQLSLSRRFTTSTNVDASTSVDFTVNLTGFTTGKTDNSYTRSCRN, from the coding sequence ATGACAAAACGCCAGCTGAAATCCCTTGTGGCCGCTTCAATGATCGGTCTGCCGCTTGCCGCGATGCCCGCAGGCGTGGCGCTGGCGCAATCTGCGGCACTGACGCCTGCAGAAACCACGCAGAACGCCGTTCTGGTGGCCGACAGCCTGCAGGTTGAGGGGCGCAATCTGTTGATCGCGTCTGGCAATGTTGAGGTATTCCATGACGGCCAGCGCTTGCGCGCCAGCAAGGTCACCTATGACCGCAAAGAGGATAAGCTGACCATTGAGGGGCCAATCACCCTGGATGATGGCAAGGACGTTCAGATTCTTGCCGGGTCGGCGCAGCTGGATTCAAAGTTTGAAAACGGCATGATGCTGGGCGCCCGGATGATCATCGATCAGCGGGTCCAACTGGCCGCCAACCAGCTGAGCCGCGTCGGCGGGCGTTATTCGCAGCTCTACAAGGTGGCGGCGACCTCCTGCCGGGTCTGTGAAACCGGCCGTCCGCCGCTGTGGCAAATCCGGGCACAGAAAACGACCCATGACACCGAAGAACGTCAGCTCTACTTTGACAATGCCCAATTGCGGGTGCTGGACGTGCCGATCCTCTGGCTGCCGCGTCTGCGTCTGCCGGATCCCACGCTGGACCGCGCTTCGGGCTTTCTGATCCCGTCGCTGAAACAAAGCAGTCAGTTGGGTCTGGGCATCCGGATCCCCTATTTTATCCGCATGGGCGATCACCGTGATCTGACCCTGACGCCCTATGTGTCACCGCAGACCCGCACGTTGGAGCTGCGCTACCGTCAGGCCTTCCGCAATGGGCGGATCACGGTGGAGGGCGCGGTCTCTGACGACTCACTAGAAGCGGCCAGCCGCGGCTACCTCTTCGGCGAAGGGCAGTTTGATTTGGCGCGGGATTTCAAGCTGGATCTGCAGGTACAGGCGGTCACAGATAACGCCTATCTGCTGGATTATGACTACTCCACCCGGGACCGGCTTGCCTCAGAGGTGGCGATCAGCCGGGTGCGCCGGGATGAGTATATGCGCGGCGCGCTGACCACCTATCAGACCCTGCGCGAAGACGAAGACAATTCGCAGCTGCCGACCATCGTGACCAACGGTTATTGGGAAAAGCGCTATCAGCCGCTGCGATTTGGTGGTGAGCTGACCACAAGTGCGGCCGTCGGCACCCTGTTCCGCTACTCTGATGAGGATATTCTGGGTCGCGATGTCCGCCGCGCCAATATCGCTGCGAATTGGCGCCGTGACTGGACCCTGGCCTATGGGCTGCGGATGGAATACGCGCTGGGGGTTGCCATCGATGGCTTCTCGGTCGCGCAGGACAGCAGCAGCTCTGACACGATGACCCAGGTCACCCCCAGCACGCAGGTCACTCTGCGTTGGCCGCTGATGAAGCAAAACGCCAACGGCGTCCGCCACCTGCTGGAGCCGATGGCTATGGTCGGCTGGGTTGGCGGCAGCAATGATGGCATCCCGAATGAGGAAAGCACCCGGAGTGAGCTGGACGATGGCAACCTCCTGTCGCTGTCACGCTTCACCGGCGAAGATCGGCGTGAACGCGGCGCACAGGCCGCGCTTGGCCTGCGCTGGACCCGTCAAAGCGATCGGCTGTGGTCCTCGTTGACCCTTGGCCAGATTTACCGCGACGAAGCCCAATCCGAGTTTTCGCAAACTTCCGGCCTCAGCGGGCGCTATTCCGACCTGCTGGTTGCGGGACATCTGAAATTGGACAGCGGCTTCGCCTTCTCAGCCCGCACGCTTTTGGACAATGGTCTGGAGGTCGATAAGGCCGAGGCACGCGCGGATTGGTCCAACGCCTATTCGGCGGTCTCAGCCTCCTACGTCTGGCTGGGCAAAGACACGGCTGAGGATCGCACCCAGACCATTTCGGAATGGGCCATCGATGGCCGCTACCGCTTTGCCCGACATTGGACCGGCTCCACCGAATGGCGTTACGATGTGGCCGGTGACAGCCTGGCCGAAGCGAAACTGGGGCTGAATTACCGTAATGAATGTGTGATCGCGCAGCTTTCCCTCTCGCGCCGCTTCACCACATCCACTAACGTCGACGCATCGACATCGGTAGATTTCACCGTGAACCTGACCGGGTTTACCACAGGCAAAACAGATAACAGCTATACGCGCAGTTGCAGGAACTAA
- the rsmA gene encoding 16S rRNA (adenine(1518)-N(6)/adenine(1519)-N(6))-dimethyltransferase RsmA, with protein MSGIDSLPPLRQVIDTHGIAAKKSLGQNFLLDLNLTSKIARLAGDLSECDVLEVGPGPGGLTRGLLAEGARKVLAIEKDSRCMAALAEISDAYPGQLQVINGDALEVNPLEHLTPPIRVAANLPYNVGTELLVRWLTPKKWPPFWSSLTLMFQREVAERIVAQPGSKAYGRLAILAQWRTDARIVLGLPPEAFNPPPKVHSAVVNLTALPEPRFEADAKKLEMVVAKAFNQRRKMLRAALKGLAPDLEDRLIASGIKPTDRAETVGLEQFCALARNLSAG; from the coding sequence ATGAGCGGCATCGACTCTCTGCCCCCGTTGCGTCAGGTCATCGACACCCACGGGATCGCGGCCAAAAAATCGCTGGGCCAGAACTTCCTGTTGGATCTGAACCTGACCTCCAAGATCGCCCGCCTTGCCGGTGACCTCAGCGAATGTGACGTTTTGGAGGTGGGCCCCGGCCCCGGCGGCCTGACCCGTGGTCTGCTGGCCGAAGGCGCGCGCAAGGTTCTGGCGATTGAGAAGGACAGTCGCTGTATGGCGGCGCTTGCCGAAATCTCCGACGCCTATCCGGGACAGCTGCAGGTGATCAACGGCGACGCGCTGGAGGTCAACCCGCTGGAACACCTGACGCCGCCGATCCGGGTGGCCGCGAACCTGCCCTATAACGTCGGCACCGAACTGCTGGTGCGTTGGCTGACGCCGAAAAAGTGGCCGCCCTTCTGGTCCTCCCTGACGCTGATGTTCCAGCGTGAGGTTGCCGAACGGATCGTGGCCCAACCCGGTAGCAAAGCCTACGGCCGGCTGGCCATTCTGGCGCAATGGCGCACCGATGCCCGCATCGTGCTGGGCCTGCCACCAGAGGCCTTCAACCCGCCGCCCAAGGTGCATTCGGCCGTGGTCAACCTGACCGCGCTGCCCGAACCGCGCTTTGAGGCCGATGCGAAGAAGCTGGAAATGGTGGTGGCCAAGGCGTTTAACCAACGCCGCAAAATGCTGCGCGCCGCGCTGAAGGGGCTGGCCCCTGATCTGGAGGATCGCCTGATCGCCTCAGGCATCAAGCCAACGGACCGCGCCGAAACCGTAGGCCTGGAACAATTCTGTGCCCTGGCCCGCAATCTGTCGGCAGGCTGA
- a CDS encoding DUF4167 domain-containing protein — protein MRSSKSRSRSKSNRNNNRSVGNIVNRVFDSSGPEGKVRGTPQQIIDKYNQLARDAQLANDRVATENFQQHAEHYLRMLSQAQKEQDARREQQEQQNRERQAERDRERAARQEREAATPPSAAGTGDQPDLLDAPVATPTEGSEESGLVETPENKTEKPKRAAKPRRPRKPKAEAQPAAEAAPPADAPAQPEAPDAPEAAE, from the coding sequence ATGAGATCTTCGAAATCCCGTTCGCGGTCCAAATCGAACCGCAACAACAATCGCTCCGTTGGCAATATTGTAAACCGCGTGTTCGACAGCTCGGGGCCTGAGGGCAAGGTGCGTGGCACCCCGCAGCAGATCATCGACAAATACAATCAGCTGGCCCGTGATGCGCAGCTGGCCAACGATCGTGTTGCGACCGAGAACTTTCAGCAGCACGCAGAACATTATCTGCGCATGCTGAGTCAGGCTCAAAAAGAGCAGGACGCGCGCCGCGAACAGCAGGAACAGCAAAACCGCGAACGTCAGGCCGAGCGGGATCGTGAACGCGCCGCCCGTCAGGAACGCGAAGCGGCCACACCGCCAAGCGCCGCCGGTACCGGTGATCAGCCCGATTTGCTGGACGCCCCCGTTGCCACCCCGACCGAAGGTTCGGAGGAAAGCGGTCTGGTGGAAACGCCTGAAAACAAAACCGAAAAGCCCAAGCGCGCCGCAAAACCGCGCCGTCCGCGCAAGCCCAAGGCCGAGGCGCAGCCCGCGGCAGAGGCAGCCCCGCCCGCTGACGCCCCAGCGCAGCCCGAAGCGCCCGACGCCCCGGAAGCGGCTGAATAA